TGCCCTCAGTAAAATACAAGTTTGGTTTATAAGTGTCTAGATAATTTAAAATTAAAGGGATGCAACTTTGAGCCAATATAACATTTCTGTCCTTTCTACCCTTACTGTCCTTTACCATAATTTGCCTTCTTTGAATATCAATATGATTCAATTTCAAATTCAAAAGTTCACTTATCCGTAATCCAGCTGAGTAAATCATAGCTATGATTGCACGATGTTTTAAGTTTTTTGTGCATCTAAGTATGGAAATAATCTCTTCGTTTGAAAGTATGGTAGGTAATAACCGTGATTTCTTGGGTCTATGAAGTATTAGATTATCTATTCTGATAACAGGATAAAAAACAACAAATAATTTTAGAGCGCTTATAAATTGCCTATGTGTACTTATACTATAATTCCGAGGTATAAATACCTTTTCTATAAACAATTCAACATCTCTATTGGAAAGTCTCTCTAAAGGTATAAGATTAACAAAATCAAAGAAATCAGCAATAAAAGTAAAGTAGGTTTTAATTGTGCTTTCGCTATAACGTTTTCCCCTCAAATAAGATACATACCCCCTAATAATTTCTTTATTCTCCTCTGATATAACCCGATTAATTTTTTTAACTGGTTGTTTAGAAGTTTGGTAAATAGATTGATCAATATTTATAATTGTGATAGCACCAAAAATTTGGTGTATTAAATCTACATTAGAATTAGAAAAAGGTAGATACCAACAGCGCTTTGAAACATTCCATCTAAACCTTTTTGTTTCTTTTATAACTGAAATTAAATCCTCATTATATTTAAAGGAAATAAAAATGAGGTCTTGATTTTTCAAGCCCTCTCTTTTAATGCTGATAACTGGTAAACCGCTCATGCCATAAAATTGACTAAAAAAATTAGTATATTTAGTTTTATAAGCGTCTATATACGTATATAAACGATTAAAAAACTATGATAAATGCGATATTGTCAAGCCTGTAATAAGGAATTAAAAGGTCGGTCAGATAAAAAGTTTTGCGACACGCAATGTAGAAGTACTTTTCACAATACGAATAAAGCACCCCATGAACTCGAAATTCAAACTATAAATAGTCTATTACGAAGTAATCGAAGTTTAATGGCTCATTTTTGTCCTAGTGGTAAAAGCACAGTAGATAAAGAAGTGTTGACTAAACTAGGATTCAAATTTGATTTATTCACCCACATTTTCCCATTTAGTACAGGTACTTATTTTTTTTGTTACGATTATGGCTATTTACCTATTTTAGATAAGGGTGTAAAAAAAGTTGTTATAGTTCAAAAACAAGCGTATATGCAAAATTTAAATTTCTGCCCTTGGAGTTTTAAACTTATCAAGAATCAATAGAATTTATAGTCTAAGCATATAAAGATCCATGATTTTGGTTCTATCAAATTATTTTAATTTAAGAATTCGACATTGATAACTTTTAAAGTTTTCCCAAAAGAAAAGATGTTTGGGCTTATTCATAATTTAGTATAACAAGAACAACATACTAACTAAAAAGATATATTAAGGAAAAAGCAAGAGGGTAACACGCTAAAGCGATGTTACGTTTTTTAATTTCCTGTTTTTCAGTAGTTTCACCCCTATAAATAAATTGAATACCAACCATATTTCACGGAAAAATGCTCGTAAGCCAATAAAATCAATCTATTTTTCCGTAAAAAGCTAGGCTGTTAATAAAGTTTGTTGAGTTTTAGGCTCTTTTGAAGATTAAGAAGTATTTAAGCAGATTTAAAAATCCGTTTTTTACTAATAAATACGCCTAGCCCAGTAAAATCAATCAATTTTTTACTAAAAAATTAAGTTTACACTCTTAATTTTCCAAAACGCTTCATAGTGCTAGCTCGGTAGATATTCTAAATTTAATGCTTTTATCACAGTATTTAATCGTTTGTCTATAGGAGTTTTTCTATAGCCTCCCAGCTTATCAATTGGGGATTAGATGTTGGCCTCTCATTTTTGTTGGCTTCCCTAAAAAACATGACAGCCATTAATTCTAATTTACGAATTTAAAATTTAGTTTAGTGCTCACCCCTATTTACTTACACTTCGTTTCAGCAAAATAAGGGTTCGTAAAAAGGTCTTGAACACAAGTCAAAAAGTAATTTGAGTTTAAATATTTTTTTTGGGAAATTTCTTTTTGACTTACGTTCGCTTAACCACCTTTTTAGTGGTAGATCTCGATGCTAACTTCAAAGAGGTTTGATTTATAATTAATTGGATGCCTTCCCTTTTTGATTATAAACGTATAGGATTTTAAATTAGCGGGCGCATAAAACGTTACACTATTTATAGCCCTTTCCTAATTCTAAATCCTTTATAGATAATCTATATCAAAAAGGGAATGCGATAGGCTCTGAAAGAAGTAAATGGAATCAAAACCCTTAAGCTTTTCAGTTTATCTTTTAGGATGCTTTCAATGAAGCTTAAAAAAGGGTGATGCTCTGGATAAAAAAAGTAAACCCCAAACTCTTAACTTAATTTACATGCGGTCTGATACGTTTGGAATATTTTTTAATCTAAACCGATAGTCATTAAAATTATGGTTATCAGCATGGAAAGAATAAACATACTACCTATTATAATTAACGCTCTATCCTCGTTACTTTCATTATTCATTTCTAATACTAGACAAAGGCGAAGCCCGTTAATAACCTATATAAAAATCCATAAAGAACAACTAGAAAAATACCCAAGGTGAACCAAGTAAGAACCTTTAAGGAGTGTTTAACTATATAACTGCCAAGATTTTTAAATCCTTCATAGTAAATTTCTTTAATAAGTAAAAGCGTCTTCATGTTTGCTGCATATATTTTCAGCAAATTTCTATTTATTATTTAAGCTTAGCTCAATGTTTCGACCAAAATTGGTAATCTTTGGTTAAGCAACATTGTCATTACCATTTAAAGAAAAAAATGGTCGTTCAAGGAGTCTATTTTCCACTTAAATTTCAATAATAGGGGAAATTGATGAGACAAAATTAGAATTTCTCAATTGAAAAACTTCAATTTGATATGATAACTAATGGAGACTAGCTAACAATATTCAAGTTTAAAAACTTGTTTTATTCTTCGTTACTATTTTGTTTGTTACCTCAATACTTAAAGGCTTGCTTATAAAGTCTATAACAAACTGTGGAAAAGTCTTAGCTAGGAATTTGTCTTCATTAGAAATAGAGGACGTAACGATAGCTACATCAATAGTGGTTGGTAAATTCTCAAGCACCATAAATTCTAAGAATTCGAAACCAGTCATCTCTGGCATATTGATATCTAACAAGACCAGTATAGACTCTGATTTGTTTTCATTAAAACGTAAATGATCTAAAGCTTCCTCTGGATTAGTAAAGCTAATTACCCTATCCCCTAGCCCCATTCTATTGAGTATCATGCGATGCATCATAATGAGTATATCCTCGTCATCAATAACATAAATTTTTGAGTACATAGTTGGTTGGTTTTAGATTCCTTGACAAAATATATTTTTTTTCAATATTTGGATTAAAATTGTTGTGAACATATGATAATTGTATGTCAAATCTTACAAAAATAAAATTACTACTAATTTTTAAGAAGAACCTTAAAGGTTAAGTATTTAAAGAATAAAGCCAATTATTACCTTAGAGTCTTTAAGTATGGCGTTTTTTAATTCAAAATTCAATCTCATACCTATCTTTATATGTAGGGTGATTTATCAATAACAAATTGATCTATGGCAATTTTTTGTTTCTCCTCTAATTAGTAACATAGATTAGTATTTTAATGAATGTGTTGGGATGTTTTAAGAAATTGATTTCCACTTAAATTAAGTGCTGATGAAGAAAAAAAGAATTTACAATTGTTTTTTTTAATGAGCTCTAAAGGACTATCTATAGAATATTGATGTACAGACAGGATAGATGATATAAACGCTTATACCTTGGCCTTATTCGAGCCATCTATTGATTTTTTTGCTTACCTTTAAAAAGGCCTAGCTACCTGGGAAGAACGGACCTAGAAACGAAACTTCTTTTTCTGTTGCTCTTCTCGAAAGTACTTAAGTTTTGTCGGCGTATTTTTGAAAAGATGTTTAGACTTTTTTACACTGTGATGCTATTGTTGATTTCTTATCCATATCTTATCATCTAACACCAATTTGTATCAACCTAATTTTTTGATGACAAAATGATGACAAAACGATGACGGCCTAAACCCCTATTTTTACTAGTCTTAACACTATATATCATCGTTTCATCAAAAAAAAGTATAATTAGTAAGGTGTTTTTTTCTTTTTCATTAGCATCTCTTTCAAGAATTGTTCAAAATCTTCCGAAACCCCATTAAATAATGGGATTTATGTGAAATCATTTTATCATCGTTTCATCGGTCTGAAATTGTGCCTCCAAAATGGTATTAGCAAATTTTGACATATCGGATGCATATTAATTCTTTCGGACAATTTGCTATCCAAGTAGGGACCATATTATTATAATAAACTTTAGCCAATGGTACGTACTTCTCTTAGATAAAACTGTACATCCTTATTCTCTGTATTTTGTAATTTCAAGGTTTACTATTTTGTAACGTACTGGGGCTCTCTTTTCTGTTAAATGTGCTTATTTTGTTTAAGTGTTTTTAAAATTTTCTTTTCGTTCATTTCTTTTGTTTTCAATACATTTCTATTCAAATTCTTTTTTCTTTTCATCAGCCAATATTTCTGTGAGCTTATCCATGCAAAACATTTGCTCATGCGGTAAGAGGTCTATCACTATTTCTAATACTTTAGTCACTGAAGTCATTTGAGTTTTGTTTTTGTGCTTGGGAGATACAAAACTACCGTTGCCATCCAAAGCATAATAACACACTTCCAAAAGTGCGGAAATACTATGGGTAATATCTTCATGATCTAACACTTCAAAACCAATCGTCTTTCTAGTCCCCTGGCGAAACAGTTCTGTTTGAACTCCTGAGAAATTTTCAATTAATTTTTTGGCTTGCTTTATTTTTTTGGCGTTTGTTTTCTTTATCATTTTTTTCATTTTTTAACTGGTAAGCTTGCTTCCTTTCACATCATTGGTTTTTAAAAGAAATTCTAGGTGCTGCTCCCCTTCTACCTTTGCTTGATAGTAAAAGTCGGTGCATCTTCTTAAAGCTTTTGCTGCGTCTAGAGCTGAGAACTCTTCACTATTTTTAAACCTTAAAAGGTTATGGGCATTACAAACCATATACTTTATTCGATGCAAACCATAAGTTTCTGTGGGAAATATGGTTTCTGGTAGAGTAGAAAAGTTACTACATAAGTGTAGTAAATAGGATAGCGAATAATGATGGGGTTTTAGCTCCCAAAAAACCCTTAAAAGTGCTAAACATACTTGTTCCATGCCATAATGCATCACTGCTATTTTTGATGTGTAATCTTCCTTAAATTCAACGACATCTATACAAGAAAAAAGGTAGCCAGCTCTTTTCATGCGAATCACCCACTCTTCTTTTATCTTTCTATAATAGATTGGATGAAGACACAACTCAAATTTATTGAATCTTTGAAGTGCCTCGTCTTCTTTATAGATACAGGGAGTTTGTGTGATTACTCTGGTTAAAAAATTATCTCCAAAATCTAGTTTCTCTAACACCTTGGATAGGTTGTAAAATATAGGATATACTTTAATTTTCTGCTTAGTTTTATTATAGATTTCTTCCATAAAATCTATAGGTTTTTTTGTTACGGTCTTGTAGCTAATAATAACCACAGTATAGGTGACTGAATTTTTTACTATTGAATCGCTATTGCTTAAATAACTTTCTTGTCTAATTTCTTGATCACTAAATCCAAGCACATATACTGAATGCAAGGAAATTATACTTTTAATAAGTTGTGATAATTCAATTTTGTGAGAGAGTTTTCTGTGTGATTTAGCCTTCATAACTTCCATTTTTGGGAACCAGATAAACCAAAGTTAAC
The sequence above is drawn from the Cellulophaga sp. Hel_I_12 genome and encodes:
- a CDS encoding DUF6747 family protein, with translation MKTLLLIKEIYYEGFKNLGSYIVKHSLKVLTWFTLGIFLVVLYGFLYRLLTGFAFV
- a CDS encoding tyrosine-type recombinase/integrase, translating into MSGLPVISIKREGLKNQDLIFISFKYNEDLISVIKETKRFRWNVSKRCWYLPFSNSNVDLIHQIFGAITIINIDQSIYQTSKQPVKKINRVISEENKEIIRGYVSYLRGKRYSESTIKTYFTFIADFFDFVNLIPLERLSNRDVELFIEKVFIPRNYSISTHRQFISALKLFVVFYPVIRIDNLILHRPKKSRLLPTILSNEEIISILRCTKNLKHRAIIAMIYSAGLRISELLNLKLNHIDIQRRQIMVKDSKGRKDRNVILAQSCIPLILNYLDTYKPNLYFTEGKPSEKYSAESVRAFLKRSCKIAKITKSVTPHTLRHSYATHLLENGIDLRYIQELLGHSKPETTMIYTHVSKKDLLRIESPLDIAIKKITKAENIENENRLSQHHL
- a CDS encoding two-component system response regulator, whose protein sequence is MYSKIYVIDDEDILIMMHRMILNRMGLGDRVISFTNPEEALDHLRFNENKSESILVLLDINMPEMTGFEFLEFMVLENLPTTIDVAIVTSSISNEDKFLAKTFPQFVIDFISKPLSIEVTNKIVTKNKTSF